In Thunnus thynnus chromosome 13, fThuThy2.1, whole genome shotgun sequence, the following proteins share a genomic window:
- the mpzl2b gene encoding myelin protein zero-like protein 2b, with the protein MSHPMYRIWPLLLLGGLVVPGVRHVSGIEIYTPTEVEALNGTNVKLKCTFTTTHPLSPKTTIVSWNFRSLNSRSDESVFYYQEVPYPPQQGRFKGRAVWSGDIMRGDASITLQDVPPTFNGTYICQVRNRPDVHGSNGEIILKVVNKVSISEIGILAAAVGGACGVILLLLIIFVVVRFYRKRGTEDDIEMHSREQEWKDPTVW; encoded by the exons ATGTCTCATCCTATGTATCGGATATGGCCTCTGCTTCTCCTGGGAGGACTGGTGGTGCCAG GTGTGCGACATGTCAGTGGAATTGAGATTTACACTCCAACTGAGGTGGAAGCACTCAACGGCACAAATGTGAAACTCAAATGCACATTCACAACCACTCACCCATTGTCACCTAAGACCACCATAGTGTCCTGGAACTTCCGTTCACTGAATTCAAGATCTGATGAGTCA gtgttttACTACCAGGAGGTACCATACCCTCCCCAGCAAGGGCGTTTTAAAGGCCGTGCAGTGTGGTCGGGAGATATTATGAGAGGAGACGCCTCCATCACCCTGCAGGATGTGCCGCCGACCTTTAATGGCACCTACATCTGCCAAGTGCGCAACCGTCCAGATGTGCACGGCAGTAATGGAGAGATCATCCTTAAAGTTGTCAACAAAG TGTCCATCTCTGAGATCGGCATCCTGGCAGCAGCAGTGGGAGGCGCCTGCGGTGTAATCCTGTTACTCCTCATTATCTTTGTGGTAGTGAGGTTCTACAGGAAGAGGGGCACGGAAGACGACATTGAGATGCACTCGCGGGAGCAAGAGTGGAAGGACCCGACCGTGTGGTGA
- the scn4bb gene encoding sodium channel, voltage-gated, type IV, beta b encodes MAAMEVQWVGVEAPRPGPPHVAVGLIFSMLLGLWSTQALEMSVGKIPFLEAVNGSTVMLPCTYLSCIGIDNLYFNWQFNDNGTMQKVCDSVIVSEDSVPDVKIYRERVEFVGKNIQHNVSILLWNITFEDGGQYTCFGRNPKEKDKNHSAIFELIVVDELRVVDNTLTIIIASAVGGGIALLMGFMLLKNFTLFVLSKIEEKNKECLVTSSGIDNTENGLSGSKADSKPTPKKK; translated from the exons ATGGCTGCCATGGAGGTCCAGTGGGTTGGGGTCGAAGCCCCAAGGCCAGGCCCTCCGCACGTCGCTGTGGGCCTGATCTTCTCAATGCTGCTTG GTTTGTGGTCTACTCAGGCCCTAGAGATGTCTGTCGGGAAGATTCCTTTCCTGGAGGCAGTGAATGGCAGCACAGTCATGTTGCCTTGCACGTACCTCAGCTGTATCGGCATCGATAACCTCTACTTCAACTGGCAGTTCAATGACAACGGCACCATGCAAAAG GTGTGTGATTCAGTGATCGTATCGGAGGACTCGGTGCCAGATGTGAAAATATATCGAGAGCGGGTGGAGTTTGTGGGGAAGAACATTCAACACAATGTTTCCATCTTGCTGTGGAACATCACCTTTGAGGACGGAGGCCAGTACACGTGTTTTGGACGCAACCCCAAAGAAAAGGACAAGAACCACAGTGCTATCTTTGAACTCATTGTGGTGGACGAGT TGCGGGTGGTGGACAACACACTGACCATCATCATAGCCTCAGCTGTAGGTGGAGGCATCGCGTTGTTGATGGGCTTCATGTTGCTCAAGAACTTCACTCTCTTTGTTCTTTCTAAGATTGAGgagaaaaa TAAGGAGTGCCTTGTAACTTCATCAGGGATCGACAACACAGAAAATGGCCTCTCAGGATCCAAAGCTGATTCAAAACCAACaccaaaaaagaaatga